The Carassius auratus strain Wakin unplaced genomic scaffold, ASM336829v1 scaf_tig00003820, whole genome shotgun sequence genome window below encodes:
- the LOC113070387 gene encoding kelch repeat and BTB domain-containing protein 11-like, translating to MNNTLQDRNMFTVQADVIFHAANPDSPESPIPGEGNNNNVPALGKTGLPSMEILQGTWDTSEDLTDNRNLGNNGAVTGAEYAQDAVSSDSGFQEHIQPLDSSRAPNLDLSLRNMSEASSQGNIREETNGTKVASSLAPSVCFRAENKKEIDKLSNVPKDGEVVRSQFDIKNVSSTSEDRNNSYSSSQETRSLEKTLGCFLSSSEGADQTRNRTSFGQTRLESSQGLKPTGSAVREALSAKEEPNLVIEVGGQQIQAHKSVLAEKSDYFKARLSRDILKVKGMSYKTLLVLLDYVYSSQMNVSKDNIVEVITGAKILQMPCAVQAAIDTISTQITPENCYEILTIAKKQRLNELKETAYRFMSDNFLQVLRDPAVYGRLTGSERDLILRKRMESRQCLMVAEINDVFERVGSRPPSRNSSRPQSPLSITSFEDNHLIYYYNKSSKDWHTLTVMPEDINTRGCGICTMYNYLFVAGGIRGTGEKSKVSDKVFCYNPITDRWSEVRPMKQARSQLKLVSMDGNLYAIGGECLFTVEKYDPRMDRWTAVAPLPKGAFAVAHEATTCNGELYVSGGSLFYRLLKYDPKRDEWQECPYNNSRKKSTDMVALKSFIYRFDVNREQGISVFKYNTIVKMWHDCASQQQQGSTLPFRCAVIDNCIYCVNKSQTLQFTVEEDGGRFKDESLKAPVEAKGILFPFVLSLPERGGRIA from the coding sequence ATGAACAACACTCTGCAAGACAGAAACATGTTCACAGTACAAGCAGACGTTATATTTCATGCGGCAAACCCTGACTCTCCAGAATCACCTATACCAGGTGAAGGGAACAATAACAATGTCCCGGCTTTGGGGAAAACAGGCCTCCCGAGCATGGAAATACTGCAGGGTACATGGGATACGTCAGAAGATTTAACTGACAACAGGAATTTGGGAAACAACGGTGCTGTAACAGGTGCAGAATACGCACAAGACGCCGTCTCTAGTGACAGTGGATTTCAAGAGCACATACAGCCTCTGGACTCGTCTAGAGCACCAAATCTGGACCTTAGTTTGAGAAATATGAGTGAAGCTTCAAGTCAAGGAAATATTAGAGAAGAAACAAATGGCACGAAGGTAGCTTCCAGTTTGGCACCCTCTGTGTGCTTCAGAGCAGAGAACAAAAAGGAAATTGACAAATTGTCCAATGTCCCAAAAGATGGTGAGGTGGTTCGGAGTCAGTTTGACATTAAAAATGTCTCCTCCACATCAGAGGATAGAAATAATTCCTATTCAAGCTCCCAAGAAACAAGGTCACTTGAAAAAACGCTAGGATGCTTTCTAAGTTCCTCTGAAGGAGCAGATCAGACCCGCAACAGAACATCGTTTGGACAGACAAGGCTGGAATCGAGCCAAGGGCTAAAGCCAACTGGATCTGCAGTAAGAGAAGCTCTATCTGCAAAGGAAGAGCCGAATTTAGTCATAGAGGTGGGCGGACAGCAAATACAAGCACACAAATCAGTATTAGCTGagaaaagtgattattttaaggCTAGGCTCTCTCGAGACATCCTGAAGGTAAAAGGAATGAGCTACAAGACCTTATTGGTGCTTTTAGATTATGTTTACTCCTCCCAGATGAACGTAAGCAAAGACAATATTGTGGAAGTCATCACAGGAGCAAAGATCCTGCAGATGCCCTGTGCGGTACAAGCCGCCATCGACACCATATCCACACAGATCACGCCGGAGAACTGCTATGAAATCCTAACGATCGCCAAAAAGCAGCGCTTAAATGAACTGAAAGAAACCGCCTATCGATTCATGAGTGACAACTTTcttcaggttctgagagatccgGCGGTCTACGGGCGCCTCACGGGCTCAGAGAGAGACCTCATACTGCGCAAACGGATGGAGAGCCGCCAGTGTCTGATGGTGGCGGAAATCAACGACGTGTTTGAGCGTGTAGGAAGCAGACCGCCCAGCAGAAACAGCAGCCGTCCCCAGAGTCCTCTCTCCATCACCTCTTTTGAGGACAATCACTTGATCTACTATTACAATAAGAGCAGCAAGGACTGGCACACGCTGACCGTCATGCCAGAAGACATCAACACCAGAGGCTGCGGCATCTGTACCATGTACAACTACTTGTTTGTGGCCGGCGGGATCAGGGGAACTGGGGAGAAAAGCAAAGTCTCGGACAAAGTGTTCTGCTACAATCCCATCACAGACCGCTGGAGCGAAGTCCGACCCATGAAGCAAGCGCGATCGCAACTCAAACTCGTCTCCATGGACGGGAACCTGTACGCCATTGGTGGTGAATGTCTGTTCACGGTGGAGAAGTACGACCCTCGAATGGACCGCTGGACGGCAGTGGCTCCTCTACCCAAAGGAGCATTTGCGGTAGCTCACGAAGCCACTACGTGTAACGGCGAGCTGTATGTCTCGGGAGGGTCTCTGTTCTATAGGTTGCTCAAATATGACCCCAAAAGAGACGAATGGCAAGAGTGTCCATACAACAACAGCAGGAAAAAGTCCACAGACATGGTGGCTCTCAAGAGCTTCATCTACCGGTTTGATGTAAACCGTGAACAGGGCATCAGCGTCTTTAAATACAACACCATCGTGAAGATGTGGCATGACTGCGCCTCCCAGCAGCAGCAGGGCAGCACACTGCCGTTTCGATGCGCTGTCATCGATAATTGCATCTACTGTGTGAATAAATCTCAGACGCTTCAGTTCACTGTAGAGGAGGATGGAGGTCGATTCAAAGACGAGTCTCTGAAAGCACCTGTGGAGGCCAAAGGGATCTTATTCCCCTTCGTTCTCAGCTTGCCTGAGAGAGGTGGAAGAATTGCATGA
- the LOC113070386 gene encoding polyadenylate-binding protein 4-like isoform X1 produces MSRVFVASAERALDTMNFDVVKGKPIRIMWSQRDPSLRKSGVGNVFIKNLDKSIDNKALYDTFSAFGNILSCKVVCDENGSKGYAFVHFETQDAADRAIEKMNGMLLNDRKVFVGRFKSRKEREAEMGAKAKEFTNVYIKNFGEDMDDPRLKELFDKYGKTLSVKVMTDPTGKSRGFGFVSYEKHEDANKAVEEMNGMELNGKTVFVGRAQKKMERQAELKRKFEQLKQERISRYQGVNLYIKNLDDTIDDEKLRKEFSPFGSITSAKVMLEDGRSKGFGFVCFSSPEEATKAVTEMNGRIVGSKPLYVALAQRKEERKAHLTNQYMQRIAGMRAMPANAIINQFQPAGGYFMPAVPQAQNRTTYYAPNQLTQMRPNPRWQQGGRGQGGFQGMPNSLRQPGPRANIRHMAPSASTQGPRGIPTGAQRVGPMGPRPGMGVTTPRAMPPYKYATTIRHTQPQVVQPITLQQAQPAVHVQGQEPLTASMLAAAPPQEQKQMLGERLFPLIQAMHPSLAGKITGMLLEIDNSELLHMLESHESLRSKVEEAVAVLQAHQAKKDATQKVGVTAATVAATS; encoded by the exons ATGTCTCGTGTTTTTGTGGCTTCAGCGGAAAGAGCTTTGGACACAATGAACTTCGATGTGGTCAAAGGAAAGCCGATCAGAATCATGTGGTCACAAAGAGATCCGTCACTTAGGAAATCTGGAGTTGGAAATGTCTTCATCAAAAATCTGGACAAATCCATTGACAACAAGGCCCTATACGACACCTTCTCTGCTTTTGGGAACATCCTGTCCTGTAAG GTGGTGTGTGACGAGAACGGATCTAAGGGTTACGCCTTTGTGCATTTTGAAACTCAGGACGCAGCCGATCGCGCCATTGAGAAGATGAATGGCATGTTGCTGAACGACCGCAAGGT GTTTGTGGGGCGTTTCAAGTCCAGGAAGGAGAGAGAAGCAGAGATGGGTGCCAAAGCCAAAGAATTCACCAACGTTTACATCAAGAACTTCGGCGAGGACATGGATGATCCGAGACTGAAGGAGCTCTTTGATAAATATG GTAAAACACTGAGCGTGAAGGTCATGACTGACCCCACAGGGAAATCTCGTGGATTTGGGTTTGTGAGCTATGAGAAGCATGAGGATGCTAACAAG gCTGTGGAAGAGATGAATGGTATGGAGCTTAATGGTAAGACGGTGTTTGTTGGCCGAGCACAGAAAAAGATGGAGAGACAAGCAGAACTCAAGAGGAAGTTTGAACAGCTCAAACAGGAAAGAATCAGCAGATATCAG GGTGTGAACTTGTATATCAAGAATCTTGATGACACCATTGATGATGAGAAACTTCGTAAAGAGTTCTCTCCTTTCGGCTCCATTACCAGTGCCAAG GTGATGCTGGAGGATGGCAGGTCCAAAGGTTTTGGCTTTGTGTGTTTCTCCTCACCCGAGGAGGCCACAAAGGCCGTGACAGAGATGAACGGCCGTATTGTGGGCTCCAAACCACTGTATGTAGCCCTGGCCCAACGCAAAGAAGAACGCAAAGCTCATCTGACCAATCAATACATGCAGCGTATCGCTGGCATGAGGGCCATGCCTGCCAACGCTATCATCAACCAGTTCCAGCCTGCCGGTGGTTACTTTATGCCCGCTGTGCCACAG GCCCAGAACAGAACGACATACTATGCACCAAACCAGCTCACTCAGATGCGTCCGAACCCTCGCTGGCAGCAGGGTGGCAGAGGTCAGGGTGGTTTCCAGGGCATGCCCAACTCCTTGCGCCAGCCAGGGCCCCGTGCCAACATACGCCACATGGCCCCCAGTGCTTCCACCCAGGGCCCACGCGGGATCCCCACAGGTGCACAGAGAGTGG GACCAATGGGTCCCCGCCCGGGCATGGGGGTGACGACTCCACGTGCCATGCCCCCATACAAGTACGCCACCACCATACGACACACTCAGCCTCAGGTCGTGCAGCCCATTACTCTGCAACAG GCTCAGCCAGCTGTTCATGTGCAGGGTCAGGAGCCTCTCACTGCCTCCATGTTAGCTGCCGCTCCTCCTCAGGAACAGAAACAGATGCTTG GTGAGCGGCTGTTTCCTCTCATCCAGGCAATGCACCCCAGTCTAGCCGGGAAGATCACAGGAATGCTGCTAGAGATAGACAACTCTGAGCTGCTGCACATGCTGGAGTCCCATGAGTCTCTGCGCTCCAAG GTGGAGGAGGCTGTCGCAGTGCTTCAGGCTCATCAGGCCAAGAAAGATGCCACACAGAAAGTGGGAGTCACCGCTGCGACTGTAGCCGCAACATCATGA
- the LOC113070386 gene encoding polyadenylate-binding protein 4-like isoform X2 gives MSRVFVASAERALDTMNFDVVKGKPIRIMWSQRDPSLRKSGVGNVFIKNLDKSIDNKALYDTFSAFGNILSCKVVCDENGSKGYAFVHFETQDAADRAIEKMNGMLLNDRKVFVGRFKSRKEREAEMGAKAKEFTNVYIKNFGEDMDDPRLKELFDKYGKTLSVKVMTDPTGKSRGFGFVSYEKHEDANKAVEEMNGMELNGKTVFVGRAQKKMERQAELKRKFEQLKQERISRYQGVNLYIKNLDDTIDDEKLRKEFSPFGSITSAKVMLEDGRSKGFGFVCFSSPEEATKAVTEMNGRIVGSKPLYVALAQRKEERKAHLTNQYMQRIAGMRAMPANAIINQFQPAGGYFMPAVPQAQNRTTYYAPNQLTQMRPNPRWQQGGRGQGGFQGMPNSLRQPGPRANIRHMAPSASTQGPRGIPTGPMGPRPGMGVTTPRAMPPYKYATTIRHTQPQVVQPITLQQAQPAVHVQGQEPLTASMLAAAPPQEQKQMLGERLFPLIQAMHPSLAGKITGMLLEIDNSELLHMLESHESLRSKVEEAVAVLQAHQAKKDATQKVGVTAATVAATS, from the exons ATGTCTCGTGTTTTTGTGGCTTCAGCGGAAAGAGCTTTGGACACAATGAACTTCGATGTGGTCAAAGGAAAGCCGATCAGAATCATGTGGTCACAAAGAGATCCGTCACTTAGGAAATCTGGAGTTGGAAATGTCTTCATCAAAAATCTGGACAAATCCATTGACAACAAGGCCCTATACGACACCTTCTCTGCTTTTGGGAACATCCTGTCCTGTAAG GTGGTGTGTGACGAGAACGGATCTAAGGGTTACGCCTTTGTGCATTTTGAAACTCAGGACGCAGCCGATCGCGCCATTGAGAAGATGAATGGCATGTTGCTGAACGACCGCAAGGT GTTTGTGGGGCGTTTCAAGTCCAGGAAGGAGAGAGAAGCAGAGATGGGTGCCAAAGCCAAAGAATTCACCAACGTTTACATCAAGAACTTCGGCGAGGACATGGATGATCCGAGACTGAAGGAGCTCTTTGATAAATATG GTAAAACACTGAGCGTGAAGGTCATGACTGACCCCACAGGGAAATCTCGTGGATTTGGGTTTGTGAGCTATGAGAAGCATGAGGATGCTAACAAG gCTGTGGAAGAGATGAATGGTATGGAGCTTAATGGTAAGACGGTGTTTGTTGGCCGAGCACAGAAAAAGATGGAGAGACAAGCAGAACTCAAGAGGAAGTTTGAACAGCTCAAACAGGAAAGAATCAGCAGATATCAG GGTGTGAACTTGTATATCAAGAATCTTGATGACACCATTGATGATGAGAAACTTCGTAAAGAGTTCTCTCCTTTCGGCTCCATTACCAGTGCCAAG GTGATGCTGGAGGATGGCAGGTCCAAAGGTTTTGGCTTTGTGTGTTTCTCCTCACCCGAGGAGGCCACAAAGGCCGTGACAGAGATGAACGGCCGTATTGTGGGCTCCAAACCACTGTATGTAGCCCTGGCCCAACGCAAAGAAGAACGCAAAGCTCATCTGACCAATCAATACATGCAGCGTATCGCTGGCATGAGGGCCATGCCTGCCAACGCTATCATCAACCAGTTCCAGCCTGCCGGTGGTTACTTTATGCCCGCTGTGCCACAG GCCCAGAACAGAACGACATACTATGCACCAAACCAGCTCACTCAGATGCGTCCGAACCCTCGCTGGCAGCAGGGTGGCAGAGGTCAGGGTGGTTTCCAGGGCATGCCCAACTCCTTGCGCCAGCCAGGGCCCCGTGCCAACATACGCCACATGGCCCCCAGTGCTTCCACCCAGGGCCCACGCGGGATCCCCACAG GACCAATGGGTCCCCGCCCGGGCATGGGGGTGACGACTCCACGTGCCATGCCCCCATACAAGTACGCCACCACCATACGACACACTCAGCCTCAGGTCGTGCAGCCCATTACTCTGCAACAG GCTCAGCCAGCTGTTCATGTGCAGGGTCAGGAGCCTCTCACTGCCTCCATGTTAGCTGCCGCTCCTCCTCAGGAACAGAAACAGATGCTTG GTGAGCGGCTGTTTCCTCTCATCCAGGCAATGCACCCCAGTCTAGCCGGGAAGATCACAGGAATGCTGCTAGAGATAGACAACTCTGAGCTGCTGCACATGCTGGAGTCCCATGAGTCTCTGCGCTCCAAG GTGGAGGAGGCTGTCGCAGTGCTTCAGGCTCATCAGGCCAAGAAAGATGCCACACAGAAAGTGGGAGTCACCGCTGCGACTGTAGCCGCAACATCATGA